The following are encoded in a window of Arthrobacter sp. NicSoilB4 genomic DNA:
- a CDS encoding GntR family transcriptional regulator, whose amino-acid sequence MRASDKAYAALREDIIEWRLAPGTVLAEVEQSERLGISRTPLREALSRLTAEGLTMTAGGRGVVVTGISLEDIDELFELRETLEGKAAALAAERGDAATFEQLRDELLEAPALISGEDPARHAYYGLVGRLDTAIDAAIQNSYLAQAMRSLRVHLVRVRRLAADDAERLTAAAAEHAAIAEAIAAGNPRLAEAATTLHLHRSLSHVKATHVPH is encoded by the coding sequence ATGCGCGCCAGCGACAAGGCCTATGCGGCCCTGCGTGAGGACATCATTGAGTGGCGCTTGGCGCCCGGCACGGTCCTCGCCGAAGTGGAGCAATCTGAGCGGCTCGGCATCTCCCGCACCCCGCTGAGGGAGGCCCTCAGCCGGTTGACCGCGGAGGGCCTGACGATGACGGCGGGCGGCCGCGGCGTCGTCGTCACCGGTATTTCGCTGGAGGACATCGACGAACTCTTCGAACTGCGCGAAACCCTCGAGGGCAAGGCCGCGGCGCTGGCCGCCGAACGCGGCGATGCCGCCACCTTTGAACAGCTCCGCGACGAACTCCTCGAGGCCCCGGCGCTGATCAGCGGCGAGGATCCCGCCCGGCACGCCTACTACGGGCTGGTCGGCCGGCTGGACACAGCCATCGACGCCGCGATCCAGAACTCCTACCTTGCCCAGGCGATGCGCAGCCTGCGCGTCCACCTCGTCCGGGTCCGCCGGCTGGCGGCCGACGACGCCGAACGGCTCACTGCCGCCGCCGCCGAGCACGCCGCCATCGCCGAGGCGATCGCCGCCGGCAATCCCCGGCTGGCCGAGGCCGCCACCACGCTTCACCTGCACCGCAGTCTTTCCCACGTCAAAGCCACCCACGTACCTCACTAA
- a CDS encoding AMP-binding protein, with protein MVTKNYRDSYTRSLEKPEAFWLEAAGKISWSTPPQRALDSGRAPLYDWFPDGILNTSYNALDRHVAEGRGGQDALIYDSAMLGTQRRYSYAELTDLVARFAGVLRSQGVGKGDRVVIYMPMIPEAAIAMLATARLGAVHSVVFGGFAPKELAARIRDAAPAAVVTASGGIEPSRRIEYLPAVEEALGLAGAPDTPVLVKARDGFASSVADHSGWRDWDTEMAAAAPAAPVDVEATDPLYILYTSGTTGAPKGVVRDNGGHAVALSWTLENIYDIEPGDVMWTASDVGWVVGHSYIVYGPLLAGATTVLYEGKPVGTPDAGAFWRVIQDHKVNVLFTAPTALRAIRKTDPEAKLLAKYDISSLRTLFAAGERLDTDTFHWASRILGVPVVDHWWQTETGWAICANPRGLDGLPIKAGSPSVPMPGFKLNIVDGAGADVEAGTEGNIVLALPLPPGTLTTLWGNDERYISSYLQAFEGYYATGDSGYRDEDGYLFVMGRTDDIINVAGHRLSTGAMEQVIGQHPAVAECAVIGLADPLKGQRPSGYVVLKSGVDVPEEILVKDLVALVRRDIGAVADFKHVTVVEALPKTRSGKILRKTMRQIADGEDYVVPSTIEDAGVIDQLIGTLRPAATGE; from the coding sequence ATGGTTACGAAGAACTACCGGGACAGCTACACACGCAGCCTGGAGAAGCCCGAAGCATTCTGGCTGGAAGCCGCAGGAAAGATCTCGTGGTCCACGCCGCCGCAGCGCGCCCTCGACTCCGGCAGGGCGCCGCTGTACGACTGGTTCCCCGACGGGATCCTGAACACCTCCTACAACGCGCTGGACCGTCACGTCGCGGAGGGCCGGGGCGGGCAGGACGCCCTGATCTACGACTCCGCGATGCTCGGCACGCAGCGGCGGTACAGCTATGCGGAGCTGACGGATCTTGTCGCCCGGTTCGCAGGAGTCCTGCGCAGCCAGGGTGTCGGCAAGGGCGACCGCGTCGTGATCTACATGCCGATGATTCCGGAAGCGGCCATCGCCATGCTCGCCACGGCCCGGCTCGGGGCTGTGCATTCGGTCGTCTTCGGCGGCTTCGCGCCCAAGGAACTTGCCGCCCGCATCCGGGACGCCGCCCCCGCCGCCGTGGTCACGGCCTCCGGCGGCATCGAGCCCTCGCGCCGGATCGAATACCTCCCCGCCGTCGAGGAGGCCCTCGGCCTGGCCGGAGCGCCCGACACCCCGGTCCTCGTGAAGGCCAGGGACGGCTTCGCCTCCTCGGTGGCCGACCATTCCGGCTGGCGGGACTGGGACACCGAGATGGCCGCCGCCGCGCCGGCCGCACCGGTTGACGTCGAGGCCACCGATCCGCTGTACATCCTCTACACCTCGGGAACCACCGGGGCGCCCAAGGGCGTTGTGCGGGACAACGGCGGCCACGCCGTGGCGCTCAGCTGGACCCTGGAGAACATCTACGACATCGAACCCGGCGACGTGATGTGGACTGCCTCCGACGTCGGCTGGGTCGTGGGGCATTCCTACATCGTCTACGGGCCTTTGCTGGCCGGCGCCACGACCGTCCTCTACGAGGGCAAACCCGTGGGCACGCCCGACGCCGGGGCGTTCTGGCGGGTCATCCAGGACCACAAGGTCAACGTGCTGTTCACCGCGCCTACCGCCCTGCGCGCCATCCGGAAGACGGACCCCGAGGCGAAGCTGCTCGCAAAGTACGACATTTCCAGCCTGCGCACCCTATTTGCCGCCGGCGAACGCCTGGACACCGACACCTTCCACTGGGCCTCGCGGATCCTGGGCGTCCCTGTGGTGGACCACTGGTGGCAGACCGAGACCGGCTGGGCCATCTGCGCCAACCCCCGGGGGCTGGACGGGCTGCCGATCAAGGCGGGCTCGCCCAGCGTGCCGATGCCCGGCTTCAAGCTGAACATCGTGGACGGGGCGGGCGCGGACGTCGAGGCCGGGACCGAGGGCAACATCGTGCTGGCGCTCCCGCTGCCGCCCGGCACGCTGACGACGCTCTGGGGCAACGACGAGCGCTACATCTCCTCCTACCTCCAGGCGTTCGAGGGGTACTACGCCACTGGCGACTCCGGCTACCGGGACGAGGACGGCTACCTCTTCGTGATGGGCCGCACCGACGACATCATCAACGTCGCCGGCCACCGGCTGTCCACCGGAGCCATGGAGCAGGTGATCGGCCAGCACCCGGCCGTGGCCGAATGCGCCGTGATCGGCCTCGCAGACCCGTTGAAGGGCCAGCGTCCCAGCGGGTACGTGGTGCTGAAGTCAGGGGTCGATGTGCCCGAGGAGATCCTGGTCAAGGACCTGGTCGCCCTGGTCCGGCGCGACATCGGCGCCGTCGCGGACTTCAAGCACGTCACCGTGGTGGAGGCCCTGCCCAAGACCCGCTCCGGAAAGATCCTGCGCAAGACCATGCGCCAGATCGCCGACGGCGAAGACTACGTGGTGCCCTCGACGATCGAGGACGCCGGCGTGATCGACCAGCTGATCGGGACCCTGCGACCCGCCGCCACGGGGGAGTAG
- a CDS encoding alpha/beta hydrolase yields MDESRRVVRADDGVEISYVVVRGAEPAVVILHGLAGSGRELLSTAHALSGRKVVLVDQRGHGQSTRLPFDTSREAFVRDVVAVIDREASVPVHLVGHSMGAHTAMLTAAARPDLARTLVLLEGGEGSGSCQEHAALGKYFRSWPVPFADRTAAAAFLGDGPLQRAWIADLEERDDGLHPRFDPEVMIASITPVAIPRWQEWSHVQAPTLVVYADGGMFTEEQKDRFAAHGSDVTRVDLAKGSHDARLDAFEQWITALSAFLNAR; encoded by the coding sequence GTGGACGAGTCTAGGCGGGTTGTGCGTGCGGACGATGGTGTTGAGATCAGCTACGTCGTCGTTCGCGGAGCCGAGCCTGCCGTCGTGATACTCCACGGTCTGGCCGGCAGTGGACGCGAGTTGCTGTCCACGGCCCACGCCCTCTCCGGCCGCAAGGTTGTGCTGGTCGACCAACGAGGTCACGGCCAGAGCACGAGGCTACCTTTCGATACCTCGCGGGAGGCGTTCGTTCGCGACGTCGTCGCTGTCATCGATCGCGAAGCCTCGGTTCCCGTCCACTTGGTCGGGCACTCGATGGGCGCCCACACCGCGATGCTCACAGCGGCGGCACGGCCGGACCTCGCCCGTACCCTGGTGCTCCTCGAAGGCGGCGAAGGAAGCGGCTCCTGCCAAGAGCACGCAGCGCTCGGCAAGTACTTCCGTTCCTGGCCCGTGCCGTTCGCTGACCGCACCGCGGCTGCCGCGTTCCTAGGGGACGGACCGCTGCAGCGTGCATGGATCGCGGACCTGGAAGAACGAGACGACGGGCTGCATCCCCGCTTTGACCCGGAAGTGATGATTGCATCGATCACCCCCGTGGCAATTCCTCGCTGGCAGGAATGGTCCCACGTCCAGGCACCGACTCTGGTCGTCTACGCCGACGGCGGGATGTTCACCGAGGAGCAGAAGGACCGGTTCGCAGCGCATGGAAGCGATGTCACACGGGTCGACCTTGCTAAGGGGTCGCATGACGCGCGCCTTGACGCTTTCGAACAATGGATCACTGCCCTCTCCGCGTTCTTGAACGCTCGGTAG
- a CDS encoding nucleoside 2-deoxyribosyltransferase, with protein MTHRAGSVRNNDRSSNQEAEALKRFYVASSFRNVVNVRYIAQTLEGEGYVNTYDWTQNASARDAGTVTLGDLRSIGQHERDAVMAADVVVILLPGGKGTHVELGIAIAHGRRTILHSPDEVFNNLETTSTFYHLPELEKCKGTLDDLLAMIVGREMTGAAV; from the coding sequence GTGACGCACCGGGCCGGCTCAGTAAGGAACAATGATCGCAGTTCCAATCAGGAGGCAGAAGCTTTGAAAAGGTTCTATGTTGCGTCGAGCTTCAGGAATGTCGTCAACGTCCGGTACATCGCACAAACCTTGGAAGGCGAAGGCTACGTCAACACGTACGACTGGACCCAGAACGCGTCGGCGCGCGATGCGGGTACAGTCACCCTCGGTGATCTGCGCTCCATCGGGCAGCATGAGAGAGATGCAGTGATGGCTGCCGACGTCGTCGTAATCCTGCTTCCAGGCGGGAAGGGCACGCATGTTGAGCTTGGCATCGCAATCGCTCACGGCAGAAGGACAATCCTGCATTCGCCGGACGAAGTCTTCAACAACCTTGAGACCACCAGCACGTTCTACCACCTGCCTGAATTGGAGAAGTGCAAAGGAACTCTAGACGACCTCCTAGCGATGATCGTCGGCCGAGAAATGACCGGTGCCGCTGTCTGA
- a CDS encoding GrpB family protein, translating into MKSEKDAPLDEVLIGGREERAMVTIVILEYDHEWPRRFETLAKTIRDALGEKALSVDHIGSTAVPGLAAKPIIDILLTVLDVDDEASYVAALENVGFVLHIREAGHRMLKTPTRDVNLHVLHPAHAAVAKYRDLRDWLCVDETDRALYADAKKKLAQRRWATVNDYADAKTGVISRILDHARVWREQQPSS; encoded by the coding sequence ATGAAGTCGGAAAAGGATGCCCCCTTGGACGAAGTTTTGATCGGGGGCCGCGAAGAACGAGCCATGGTCACCATTGTCATTTTGGAGTACGACCATGAGTGGCCCCGACGCTTCGAGACTTTAGCCAAAACCATCAGGGACGCTCTCGGCGAGAAGGCTCTGTCTGTCGATCACATCGGATCTACTGCAGTGCCGGGTCTGGCGGCAAAGCCCATTATCGACATCCTGCTGACCGTCCTGGACGTTGATGACGAGGCATCATACGTTGCGGCTTTGGAGAACGTTGGCTTTGTCCTTCACATCCGCGAGGCCGGGCACCGCATGCTGAAGACGCCGACAAGAGATGTGAACCTACACGTCCTTCACCCTGCACACGCTGCCGTGGCCAAGTACAGAGATCTCCGCGATTGGCTCTGCGTCGATGAAACTGACCGTGCCCTATATGCCGATGCCAAGAAGAAGCTCGCCCAACGGCGGTGGGCCACAGTGAACGACTACGCGGATGCAAAGACGGGCGTCATCTCGCGAATCCTCGACCACGCCAGGGTCTGGCGCGAACAACAGCCTTCGTCATAA
- a CDS encoding recombinase family protein — MSQILVGYARVSTEAQDLTAQRDALAALGVEPDRIYVDHGFTGTNKNRAGLREALAACRAGDTFVVTKLDRLARSVRDAHEIADNLANRGIKLSVGGSVHDPVDPMGKLLFNVLAMISEFEADLIRMRTREGMKVAKAKGRLRGKQPKLTIKQENHLLELHAAGEHSKAELAELFGVGRSTVYRAIERGQRRAAEQMRP, encoded by the coding sequence ATGTCACAGATACTGGTCGGCTACGCGCGCGTGTCCACCGAGGCCCAAGACCTCACTGCGCAGCGTGATGCCTTGGCTGCCCTTGGCGTTGAGCCTGACCGAATCTATGTTGACCACGGCTTTACTGGCACAAACAAGAACCGCGCCGGACTCCGCGAAGCCCTGGCCGCGTGCCGGGCGGGGGATACCTTCGTCGTCACGAAACTTGACCGCCTGGCCCGTTCCGTCCGGGATGCCCACGAAATTGCAGATAACCTCGCCAACCGCGGAATCAAACTCAGCGTTGGTGGCTCCGTTCATGACCCCGTTGACCCGATGGGGAAACTGCTGTTCAACGTGTTGGCGATGATCTCCGAGTTCGAAGCCGACCTCATCCGCATGCGCACCCGTGAAGGAATGAAAGTTGCCAAGGCCAAGGGCCGGCTACGAGGGAAACAGCCGAAACTCACCATCAAACAGGAAAACCACCTCCTCGAACTACACGCCGCGGGCGAACACAGCAAGGCAGAGCTGGCCGAGCTGTTTGGTGTCGGTCGCTCCACTGTGTACCGGGCAATTGAACGCGGGCAGCGCAGGGCGGCCGAACAAATGCGCCCCTGA
- a CDS encoding response regulator: protein MSDIRVLVVEDEPIAAAAHAAYVGRLEGFTLAGSAPDGQSALRLMTDFAAAGTPVELVLLDMNLPDLHGLDIARRMRAAGLFADIIAITAVRELNIVRSAVATGVVQYLIKPFTFATFADKLTSYRLFRDQLASPAGHTGSGASQSDVDQAFASLRAPSELPLPKGLAASTLDSVQDFMKQQSGAVSASEVMDALGMSRVTARRYLEYLADAGTVSRTARYGTPGRPENEYRWRQN, encoded by the coding sequence ATGAGCGACATCCGTGTACTCGTCGTCGAGGACGAGCCCATCGCCGCGGCAGCCCACGCCGCCTACGTCGGCCGGCTGGAGGGATTCACGCTGGCGGGTTCCGCCCCGGACGGGCAGTCCGCCCTCCGGCTGATGACGGACTTCGCGGCGGCGGGCACCCCGGTGGAGCTGGTGCTGCTGGACATGAACCTGCCGGACCTGCACGGCCTCGACATTGCGCGGCGCATGCGTGCCGCCGGGCTGTTCGCGGACATCATCGCCATCACGGCCGTCCGGGAGTTGAACATTGTGCGGAGCGCGGTGGCCACCGGCGTGGTCCAGTACCTGATCAAGCCGTTCACGTTCGCCACGTTCGCGGACAAGCTCACCAGCTACCGGCTGTTCCGGGACCAGCTGGCCTCCCCCGCCGGCCATACCGGTTCCGGGGCCTCGCAGAGCGACGTGGACCAGGCCTTCGCGAGCCTGCGGGCCCCCTCCGAGCTGCCGTTGCCCAAGGGGCTGGCAGCGTCCACGCTGGACTCGGTGCAGGACTTCATGAAGCAGCAGTCTGGAGCCGTGTCCGCCAGCGAGGTCATGGACGCACTGGGCATGTCCCGGGTGACCGCGCGGCGCTACCTGGAATACCTCGCCGACGCCGGCACCGTCTCCCGGACGGCCCGCTACGGGACGCCGGGCCGGCCGGAGAACGAATACCGCTGGAGGCAAAACTAA